The Nocardioides ochotonae genome segment GATGACCGCCACGCCGATCCCGCGCACCGTCGCGATGACCGTCTTCGGCGACCTGGAGATCTCCACGCTCACCGAGCTGCCCGCGGGGCGCGCGCCGATCCAGACCAACGTCGTGCCGCTGGGCGAGCAGCCGCTGTGGATCGACCGCGCCTGGGCGCGGCTGCGCGAGGAGATCGAGGCCGGCCACCAGGCCTACGTCGTGTGCCCGCGCATCGTGCGCGACGAGATGGAGGCCGGCGAGCACGACCAGCTCGACCTCGACGAGGACGACAACCTCCTCGTCGACCGCACCGGCACCGGCCTCAGCTCGGTCGTCGACGTGGCGGCCGACCTCGCCGACGGGCCGTTGCGCGGCCTGCGGGTCGGGGTGCTCCACGGCAAGCTGCCGGCCGACGAGAAGGAGCGCACGATGCGCGCCTTCGCGGCCGGCGACGTCGACGTGCTGGTCTCCACGACCGTGATCGAGGTCGGCGTGGACGTCGCCAACGCGACCGCCATGGTGATCCTCGACGCCGACCGGTTCGGCGTCTCCCAGCTCCACCAGCTGCGCGGTCGCGTCGGTCGTGGCGGGCTGCCCGGGCTGTGCCTGCTGGTCACCCGGGCGGAGGCCGGCACCCCGGCGAGGGCGCGCCTGGACGCCGTGGCGGGCACCAGCGACGGCTTCGAGCTCAGCCGCGTCGACCTCGAGCAGCGCCGCGAGGGCGACGTGCTCGGCAAGAACCAGTCCGGCTACCGCTCCAGCCTGCAGAACCTCCGGGTGCTGCGCGACGAGAAGACCATCCGCGAGGCTCGCGAGGCCGCCTCCCTGCTCCTCGACACCGACTTCGAGCTGCGCCAGGCGCCCGAGCTCGCGGCCGCGGTCGCGGAGATGGAGCGCTCCGTGCAGTCCGACTACCTCGAGAAGTCGTGAACCGATGACCCGCATCATCGCCGGCCGCGCCGGCGGCCGCCGCCTGTCCACCCCACCGGGGACCGCCACCCGCCCCACCAGCGACCGGGTCCGCGAGGCGCTGTTCTCCGCGATCGAGTCGTGGTGCGGGTCGCTGAGCGGCCTGCGCGTGCTGGACCTCTACGCCGGCTCCGGCGCGGTGGGCCTGGAGGCGTGGTCCCGCGGTGCCGCCGCCGTGACCCTGGTGGAGTCCGACCGGCGTACCGCCGCGTTGGTCGCCGCCAACGCCCGTGACCTCGGTGCCGGGGAGGCCCAGGTGCTCACCTCCGCGGTCGCCACGGTCCTGGCTCGCCCGCCGGCCGGCGAGCCCTACGACGTGGTGTTCGCGGACCCGCCGTACCCGCTCTCCGACGAGGCGGTCGCCGCGGACCTCCGGGCGCTGGTCGAGCACCACTGGCTGGCCCCCGACGCCCTCGTCGTCGTGGAGCGCTCGGTGCGCAGCCCCGAGCCGGTGTGGCCGGCCGGCCTGGAGCCGCACCGGCGCCGTGCCTACGGCGAGACGGTGCTTTGGTACGGTCACGCGGCCTTGCCCGCACCGGACGAGGACCAGCCCAGAAACCAGCCCAGCACACCCATCGAAGGGGAGTGAGTTCCGTGCGCCGAGCCGTCTGCCCGGGATCGTTCGACCCGGTCACCAACGGTCACCTCGACGTCGTGGGACGCGCCTCGTCGCTGTTCGACGAGGTCGTGGTCGCGGTCGGGGTCAACGCCTCCAAGAAGCGCCTGTTCAGCGCCGAGGAGCGCATGGAGATGCTCCGGGAGGTCTGCGCGGACCTGCCCAACGTGCGTGTCGCGGGCTTCTCCGGCCTGCTGACCACCTTCTGCGCGGAGCAGGGCATCCAGGCGATCGTCAAGGGCCTGCGTGCGGTCTCCGACTTCGAGTACGAGCTGCAGATGGCGCAGATGAACGCCTCGCTCACCGAGGTCGAGACCGTCTTCGTGCCCACCAGCCCCGAGTACTCCTTCCTGGCCTCGAGCCTGGTCAAGGAGGTCGCGACGTTCGGTGGCGACGTCTCCGGCCTGGTCCCGCCGAGCGTGCACGCACGCCTCACGGCCCGCCTCGCCGAGGTCGCCGCCCGCCCGGCAGGGGCGTGAACGCGACCGCGGCGTACACCTTCGAGCGCCCGGGTTTGGTGACCCGTCTCCCGGGCGGATACGATTCCCGACGATCTGTACGTGCCCGGAACCGGAAGTGATTCAACTGTCGACCCTGGACCCGAGAGCGCCGCTCGTGCTCGACACCCGCGAGCTCGGCCGCCGCCCGGGGTCCCAGCGACTGCTGACACTGACGGTGCCGGCACCACCAGATCTTGGCATCGAGGTCCTCAAGGTCCCCGAAGGTGCGCCGGTCGAGCTTGACCTGCGCCTGGAGGCGGTCATGGAGGGCGTCCTGGTCACCGGCATGGCGAAGGCCGTGGTCGAGGGCGAGTGCGCGCGGTGCCTGGAGGAGATCGCCGACGAGCTCGGCGTCCGCTTCCAGGAGCTGTTCGTGTACGACGACCTGCGTGACTCGGACGCCGACGACGAGGACAACGGGGTCAGCAACCTCCAGGACGACCTGCTCGACCTGGAACCCCTGCTGCGGGACGCGGTGGTGCTCGCACTACCGTTCCAGCCGCTGTGTCAGGACGACTGCCCAGGACTGTGCACCGAGTGTGGTGCTCGCCTGGCGGACGACCCCGACCACCAGCACGAGGAAGCGATCGACCCGCGATGGGCGGGCCTGACCGCGCTGAACAAGAAGGACTCGGAATCCTCCGAGAACTGACCAAGCACATCAATGCGGCCGGACCTCCCGGCCACGGTATGAGGAGAGAACAGTGGCTGTCCCGAAGCGGAAGATGTCGCGCAGCAACACGCGTCACCGTCGCTCGGCCTGGAAGGCCGTTGCACCGACCCTGGT includes the following:
- the rsmD gene encoding 16S rRNA (guanine(966)-N(2))-methyltransferase RsmD; amino-acid sequence: MTRIIAGRAGGRRLSTPPGTATRPTSDRVREALFSAIESWCGSLSGLRVLDLYAGSGAVGLEAWSRGAAAVTLVESDRRTAALVAANARDLGAGEAQVLTSAVATVLARPPAGEPYDVVFADPPYPLSDEAVAADLRALVEHHWLAPDALVVVERSVRSPEPVWPAGLEPHRRRAYGETVLWYGHAALPAPDEDQPRNQPSTPIEGE
- the coaD gene encoding pantetheine-phosphate adenylyltransferase encodes the protein MRRAVCPGSFDPVTNGHLDVVGRASSLFDEVVVAVGVNASKKRLFSAEERMEMLREVCADLPNVRVAGFSGLLTTFCAEQGIQAIVKGLRAVSDFEYELQMAQMNASLTEVETVFVPTSPEYSFLASSLVKEVATFGGDVSGLVPPSVHARLTARLAEVAARPAGA
- a CDS encoding YceD family protein, which translates into the protein MLDTRELGRRPGSQRLLTLTVPAPPDLGIEVLKVPEGAPVELDLRLEAVMEGVLVTGMAKAVVEGECARCLEEIADELGVRFQELFVYDDLRDSDADDEDNGVSNLQDDLLDLEPLLRDAVVLALPFQPLCQDDCPGLCTECGARLADDPDHQHEEAIDPRWAGLTALNKKDSESSEN